Genomic segment of Rhodohalobacter mucosus:
TCGGTCAGAATGGTAAAGGATGTATGGGCCGAACAGCTTGTAGGTCATTTCAGTTTTGGGCTGTTGTTTGGGCTTGTCCTGATTCCGGTGGCCCTGCTCAGTTTTTTCGTTATGAGCATGGATGGACTCTTTATGTGGGCAGGCCTTGCGCTGTTGCTCGCTGCCGGAATTACAGCTGGAGTGCTTCAGTGGATCCTGCAGTCAATTTTTATGGGGGCCGTTTACCTCTATGTGCGCGAAGACAAGGTACCCGATAGATTTTCCCTGTCACAGATTGACAGTGCCATGCGCTAGAACGGAAAAGTTGCTATTTTCAGCACCCCTAAACGCAACAGTACGTCTATGCGTTTATAAGGCAAAGCTCATCATAATCTACGCTCTATTTCCCCTATGTCCTTAAAAGAAGAGTTTAAATTCAAAGACAGGCTGATTAAAGGAATTCACCCCGGCGGCCAGTTCAAAATCAGCGTTGTCAAGACGACCGATGTCGTTCAGGCTGCAAAGGAGAATCATCACCTTTCACTATTAAACACGGTGATTCTTGGACGCACCCTTACCGCAGCCATGCTTCTTGCTTCCGAACTGAAAGGAGAAGAGCGAATACAGGTACGACTGGACGGAAACGGCCCCATAGGAATGGTTGTGGCCGAGGCAAACCGGGTGGGTGAAGTTCGCGGCTACGTTCAAAATCCCACGGCTGAATTGGATTACTCTGAAAGCAATGTGGATATCGGTGACGGTGTTGGGCTCGGTATTCTTACAGTATCCAAAACGCTTTACAACGAGGCTGAACCCCGCACAAGTACCATTGAACTTGTGAAAGGGGACGTTATAGCAGACATGGCACATTACATGGTTCAATCAGAACAGGTTCTCTCTGCGTTTCTTTTGGATGTAAGCCTGGATGACAAAGGCAATGTAAAACAGGCCGGCGGACTCCTTGTTCAGCGGCTGCCGGAAGCTGAAGATGAGTCGATGGAGACGCTTCAGAAGACCGTGGCCTCCATGCCACCGGTGAGTGAAATGCTGGCCGACGGTAAATACATAGATGATATTATGCACCTTGCATGTACACCCTTCGACGTGAAAGAGCTTGACCGTCAGCCTGTTCACTTTTTCTGCAGATGTTCCCCCGTGAGATTTAAAAACGCGCTTTCACTTCTGAGTTATGATGACCTGAAAGAGATGGAAGGCGAAAGCCAGGAAATTATTTGCCACTACTGCGGGAACCGCCACACCATTCCAAAAGACGAGATACGCTCCATCATTGAAAAAGCAAGGGCAAAGTTAAACTGAAGCCCGCTCATGGAATCCCAAAGGGTTACTGATTGTTTAAAGTAGCGCACTGAGTTATGAATAAAGCTTATCCATGAACAAAACTCCTGAGATCATCATCGTTGGCGGCGGATTCGGAGGTATTACGGCAGCCAGAAAGCTGAAAAATACGGGTTGGAACCTGACTCTCATCGATAAAAAGAATCACCATCTCTTCCAGCCTCTGCTTTACCAGGTCGCCACTGCGGCACTCTCTCCGGGCGACATTGCGGTTCCCATCAGGGGCATCTTCAGCAAAGATGACAATATTCGAACCGTCATGGATAAAGTCCTGTCTATTGACGCCGAAAATAACACCCTTGAGCTAGAGAATGGTGAAAATCTCTCGTTCGATTACCTGGTTCTGGCCCCTGGTGCCGTTTATAACTACTTCGGAAACGATGATTGGAAAAAGTCCGCACCGGGACTCAAAACACTTGGCAATGCACTTTCAATCAGGGAGAGAATTCTGCTCAGCCTGGAAAAAGCGGATCGCATTGATCACCCTGAAAAAAGAAAGCCCTACCTTACCTATGCGGTCATTGGCGGCGGACCTACCGGTGTGGAGATGGCCGGTGCCATAGCCGAGATTTCTAAACGCAACATGATGAGGGATTTCAGAAATCTGTCAACGGATGAAACGGAGGTGTATCTTGTTGAAGCTGCCGGCCGAATTCTGAACGGCTACCCGGAAAGTCTCTCCGAAAAAGCAAAGCAGGATCTTGAGGGAATGGGCGTGCGCGTACTTCTCAACACACC
This window contains:
- the hslO gene encoding Hsp33 family molecular chaperone HslO, with translation MSLKEEFKFKDRLIKGIHPGGQFKISVVKTTDVVQAAKENHHLSLLNTVILGRTLTAAMLLASELKGEERIQVRLDGNGPIGMVVAEANRVGEVRGYVQNPTAELDYSESNVDIGDGVGLGILTVSKTLYNEAEPRTSTIELVKGDVIADMAHYMVQSEQVLSAFLLDVSLDDKGNVKQAGGLLVQRLPEAEDESMETLQKTVASMPPVSEMLADGKYIDDIMHLACTPFDVKELDRQPVHFFCRCSPVRFKNALSLLSYDDLKEMEGESQEIICHYCGNRHTIPKDEIRSIIEKARAKLN
- a CDS encoding NAD(P)/FAD-dependent oxidoreductase; the protein is MNKTPEIIIVGGGFGGITAARKLKNTGWNLTLIDKKNHHLFQPLLYQVATAALSPGDIAVPIRGIFSKDDNIRTVMDKVLSIDAENNTLELENGENLSFDYLVLAPGAVYNYFGNDDWKKSAPGLKTLGNALSIRERILLSLEKADRIDHPEKRKPYLTYAVIGGGPTGVEMAGAIAEISKRNMMRDFRNLSTDETEVYLVEAAGRILNGYPESLSEKAKQDLEGMGVRVLLNTPVKEIRKNGVVVSDSFIETPNIVWAAGVKTAPLLQTLSADADKMGRIKVRPDLTVPGNDHIFVIGDAAYVEDDDGNPLPALAPVAIQQGKYVAEQIKERVKGRDIKPFSYVDKGSMATIGRAKAVADIRGFKFSGFFAWLLWSFIHIFFLIGFRNRFRVFAEWIWHYITFKRGVRLITNSGKERTEED